A region from the Pelobates fuscus isolate aPelFus1 chromosome 1, aPelFus1.pri, whole genome shotgun sequence genome encodes:
- the SP7 gene encoding transcription factor Sp7 isoform X1, which yields MASPMLEEEARYVSSPLAMLTAACNKFGGSSPLRDTQSSTKPGIKKTYNQNNDFSATKLMGDSYSSAYLGGSSLMSPCGTPPGPPNYGGDYGTYSHSYPASSGCQDPKSLSTSECVPGVYASLDVGHPYSSWYKTGIHHPSISGSPTGTGGSWWDMHPNNNWLGNQSQSDGLTASMPPVTSPAGMSTQYSAEYTTLTPATYPSVGFPSISPSSSPSPSSHLLSSSQHSLGPDMYKPKLLATNSLLETPGSLKPQRGTSYGSTGRPSCDCPNCQELERLGTSAAGLKRKPMHSCHIPGCGKVYGKASHLKAHLRWHTGERPFVCNWLFCGKRFTRSDELERHVRTHTREKKFTCPLCAKRFTRSDHLSKHQRSHAEQVGAKESAVPGDGAGSAAGEGPVDGVGPTDGSPAGGSTQDRTSGSPGQGGLLDI from the coding sequence GAAGAAGCTCGCTATGTCTCCAGCCCATTAGCAATGCTTACTGCTGCCTGCAACAAATTTGGAGGCTCAAGTCCTCTCAGGGATACCCAGTCTTCCACAAAAcctggaataaaaaaaacatacaatcagAATAATGACTTTAGTGCCACTAAACTGATGGGGGATTCATACTCATCTGCATATTTGGGAGGAAGCAGTTTAATGTCACCATGTGGGACACCACCTGGACCACCTAATTATGGGGGAGACTATGGAACATACTCCCATTCATATCCTGCATCTTCAGGATGTCAAGATCCCAAGAGCCTCTCAACATCAGAATGTGTGCCTGGAGTGTACGCCTCTTTAGACGTTGGACATCCATATAGCTCATGGTACAAAACAGGCATTCATCATCCCTCAATCTCTGGTTCACCCACGGGCACTGGAGGGTCATGGTGGGATATGCATCCAAACAACAATTGGCTAGGTAACCAGTCACAGTCAGATGGTCTGACTGCATCCATGCCACCAGTGACCAGTCCAGCAGGTATGAGCACTCAATATAGTGCTGAATACACCACACTGACCCCTGCTACATACCCTTCAGTAGGGTTTCCATCTATATCCCCTTCATCAAGCCCTTCTCCATCCTCCCATCTTCTTTCATCATCCCAGCATTCCTTGGGCCCAGACATGTACAAGCCCAAGCTCCTGGCTACCAATTCCTTGCTGGAAACACCAGGATCTCTCAAGCCACAGAGAGGAACATCATATGGGAGCACTGGACGTCCTTCGTGTGACTGCCCAAACTGCCAGGAGCTGGAGAGACTTGGCACCTCTGCTGCAGGGTTGAAAAGAAAGCCAATGCACAGTTGTCACATCCCTGGTTGCGGGAAGGTATACGGCAAAGCTTCACACCTTAAAGCACACCTTCGTTGGCACACTGGAGAACGCCCTTTTGTTTGCAACTGGCTATTCTGCGGGAAGCGCTTTACACGCAGTGATGAGCTTGAGCGCCATGTGCGCACCCATACTAGAGAGAAAAAATTCACATGTCCACTCTGTGCAAAAAGGTTCACTCGCAGTGACCACTTGAGCAAACATCAAAGGAGTCATGCTGAACAAGTAGGGGCTAAAGAAAGTGCAGTACCAGGTGATGGAGCAGGAAGTGCAGCAGGTGAAGGACCTGTAGATGGAGTAGGGCCAACTGATGGCTCCCCTGCTGGAGGGAGTACCCAGGATAGAACATCTGGCAGTCCAGGGCAGGGTGGGCTGTTAGATATATGA
- the SP7 gene encoding transcription factor Sp7 isoform X2 encodes MLTAACNKFGGSSPLRDTQSSTKPGIKKTYNQNNDFSATKLMGDSYSSAYLGGSSLMSPCGTPPGPPNYGGDYGTYSHSYPASSGCQDPKSLSTSECVPGVYASLDVGHPYSSWYKTGIHHPSISGSPTGTGGSWWDMHPNNNWLGNQSQSDGLTASMPPVTSPAGMSTQYSAEYTTLTPATYPSVGFPSISPSSSPSPSSHLLSSSQHSLGPDMYKPKLLATNSLLETPGSLKPQRGTSYGSTGRPSCDCPNCQELERLGTSAAGLKRKPMHSCHIPGCGKVYGKASHLKAHLRWHTGERPFVCNWLFCGKRFTRSDELERHVRTHTREKKFTCPLCAKRFTRSDHLSKHQRSHAEQVGAKESAVPGDGAGSAAGEGPVDGVGPTDGSPAGGSTQDRTSGSPGQGGLLDI; translated from the coding sequence ATGCTTACTGCTGCCTGCAACAAATTTGGAGGCTCAAGTCCTCTCAGGGATACCCAGTCTTCCACAAAAcctggaataaaaaaaacatacaatcagAATAATGACTTTAGTGCCACTAAACTGATGGGGGATTCATACTCATCTGCATATTTGGGAGGAAGCAGTTTAATGTCACCATGTGGGACACCACCTGGACCACCTAATTATGGGGGAGACTATGGAACATACTCCCATTCATATCCTGCATCTTCAGGATGTCAAGATCCCAAGAGCCTCTCAACATCAGAATGTGTGCCTGGAGTGTACGCCTCTTTAGACGTTGGACATCCATATAGCTCATGGTACAAAACAGGCATTCATCATCCCTCAATCTCTGGTTCACCCACGGGCACTGGAGGGTCATGGTGGGATATGCATCCAAACAACAATTGGCTAGGTAACCAGTCACAGTCAGATGGTCTGACTGCATCCATGCCACCAGTGACCAGTCCAGCAGGTATGAGCACTCAATATAGTGCTGAATACACCACACTGACCCCTGCTACATACCCTTCAGTAGGGTTTCCATCTATATCCCCTTCATCAAGCCCTTCTCCATCCTCCCATCTTCTTTCATCATCCCAGCATTCCTTGGGCCCAGACATGTACAAGCCCAAGCTCCTGGCTACCAATTCCTTGCTGGAAACACCAGGATCTCTCAAGCCACAGAGAGGAACATCATATGGGAGCACTGGACGTCCTTCGTGTGACTGCCCAAACTGCCAGGAGCTGGAGAGACTTGGCACCTCTGCTGCAGGGTTGAAAAGAAAGCCAATGCACAGTTGTCACATCCCTGGTTGCGGGAAGGTATACGGCAAAGCTTCACACCTTAAAGCACACCTTCGTTGGCACACTGGAGAACGCCCTTTTGTTTGCAACTGGCTATTCTGCGGGAAGCGCTTTACACGCAGTGATGAGCTTGAGCGCCATGTGCGCACCCATACTAGAGAGAAAAAATTCACATGTCCACTCTGTGCAAAAAGGTTCACTCGCAGTGACCACTTGAGCAAACATCAAAGGAGTCATGCTGAACAAGTAGGGGCTAAAGAAAGTGCAGTACCAGGTGATGGAGCAGGAAGTGCAGCAGGTGAAGGACCTGTAGATGGAGTAGGGCCAACTGATGGCTCCCCTGCTGGAGGGAGTACCCAGGATAGAACATCTGGCAGTCCAGGGCAGGGTGGGCTGTTAGATATATGA